A single window of Jeotgalibacillus haloalkalitolerans DNA harbors:
- the recJ gene encoding single-stranded-DNA-specific exonuclease RecJ, producing MLTSKTRWNVRESSTAETEKLAAALDIPLFIAKLLVQRGMTTPEAAADFLHIDKKEFHDPYLFNDMKKAVERIESAVNQGESILIYGDYDADGVTSTSVMLSTLKMLGAAPDFYIPNRFTEGYGPNEGAFRYAAEQGYSLVITVDNGISGVHEAQVLKELGVDLIITDHHEAGPELPEAYAIIHPNLEGGTYPFRELAGVGVAFKLAHALLGEPPVELLDLAAIGTIADLVPLTGENRLIVKKGLKQLRASERKGLHALLNKSSAKIHEANEETVGFAIGPRLNAVGRLSDADPAVELLMTDDTATAEALASEIDLMNKERQAIVAEIAKEAMEIAETHYKDDRVLIISKEGWNPGVVGIVASKLVEKFYRPVIILCENAEKGTAKGSARSIEGFNMFQELSQNRSILPHFGGHPMAAGMTLDIQHIDEIRKNLNEQAEKMNDEDFIPVSNIDVEASISEIDLDSISQLQMLSPFGMKNPKPKVLIEQTEIASIRKIGAGQNHLKLSVRHDDQSLDAIAFGMGEIADQISPIAKLDLIGELSINEWNNIKKPQLFVSDIRVKEWQLFDIRGIAQAARWAPTIPADSIVLAYNQATLERFRPVLQHEVVLIDSLQHASELNADHQTLVFLDLPDDAKLLEAVLKENQPGRIYAHFYLEDPQFFSSIPKREDFAWFFAFLKKRKTFHLHQHGKALASHKGWSLDTINFMTKVFFELDFVTINDGFITLNEEINKRDLSESPAYHAKTQLAKLEQELLYSSFHDLKKWFEERCGWSRQPEEEKVWI from the coding sequence ATGCTAACATCTAAAACTAGATGGAATGTTAGAGAAAGCAGCACAGCTGAAACTGAAAAGCTTGCAGCCGCTCTTGACATTCCGCTTTTTATTGCAAAATTATTGGTACAAAGAGGGATGACAACCCCGGAAGCAGCTGCTGATTTTTTACATATTGATAAAAAAGAATTTCATGATCCATACCTTTTTAATGATATGAAAAAAGCAGTAGAACGTATTGAGTCAGCTGTGAATCAGGGAGAGTCAATTTTAATTTATGGTGACTATGATGCGGATGGTGTCACAAGCACATCTGTGATGCTGAGCACTTTAAAAATGCTTGGTGCAGCGCCTGACTTTTATATTCCGAACCGCTTTACAGAGGGCTACGGTCCGAATGAAGGTGCTTTTCGTTACGCCGCAGAACAGGGATATTCATTAGTGATTACAGTTGATAATGGTATTTCCGGTGTCCATGAGGCACAGGTGTTAAAAGAGTTGGGTGTGGACCTGATTATTACAGATCACCACGAGGCCGGACCTGAACTACCTGAGGCGTATGCGATTATCCATCCGAACCTTGAAGGTGGAACTTACCCTTTCAGAGAGCTTGCAGGAGTAGGAGTGGCATTCAAACTGGCTCATGCACTGCTTGGAGAGCCACCGGTTGAACTGCTTGACCTTGCAGCTATTGGTACAATTGCGGATCTGGTTCCGTTAACAGGAGAGAACCGGTTGATTGTAAAAAAAGGGTTAAAGCAATTAAGAGCATCTGAGCGTAAGGGACTTCATGCATTATTAAATAAATCCAGCGCAAAAATCCATGAAGCAAATGAAGAAACAGTCGGCTTTGCTATTGGCCCCCGCCTGAACGCAGTAGGCAGACTTTCTGATGCAGATCCTGCGGTAGAACTGCTGATGACAGATGATACTGCAACTGCAGAGGCGCTTGCCAGTGAAATTGATTTAATGAATAAAGAGCGTCAGGCGATTGTAGCTGAGATCGCAAAAGAAGCGATGGAAATCGCTGAAACACATTATAAAGATGACCGCGTTTTGATTATTTCCAAAGAAGGCTGGAACCCTGGTGTAGTAGGGATTGTTGCTTCGAAGCTTGTAGAAAAATTCTACCGGCCGGTTATCATTCTTTGTGAAAATGCTGAAAAAGGAACTGCAAAGGGTTCAGCCAGAAGTATTGAAGGCTTTAATATGTTCCAGGAACTGTCACAGAACCGTTCAATCCTGCCGCATTTTGGCGGACATCCAATGGCTGCGGGTATGACACTGGACATTCAGCACATTGATGAAATACGTAAGAATCTGAACGAACAGGCTGAGAAAATGAACGATGAAGACTTTATTCCAGTTTCAAATATTGATGTGGAGGCCTCCATTTCAGAGATTGACCTGGATTCAATCAGTCAGCTTCAGATGCTTTCACCGTTTGGAATGAAAAATCCTAAACCAAAGGTTCTGATTGAGCAGACAGAGATCGCTTCAATCAGAAAAATCGGTGCAGGTCAGAATCATTTAAAGCTGTCAGTCAGACATGACGATCAGTCCCTTGATGCCATTGCTTTTGGGATGGGTGAAATAGCAGATCAGATCTCTCCGATTGCAAAGCTTGATTTAATCGGTGAGCTTTCAATTAATGAGTGGAATAATATTAAAAAGCCCCAGCTGTTTGTAAGTGATATCAGGGTAAAAGAATGGCAGCTTTTTGATATCCGCGGGATTGCACAGGCTGCAAGATGGGCCCCGACAATACCAGCTGATTCAATTGTGCTTGCTTACAATCAGGCTACGCTTGAACGGTTTAGACCTGTTCTTCAGCACGAAGTCGTACTGATTGACTCACTTCAGCATGCCAGTGAACTGAATGCTGATCATCAGACACTCGTTTTTCTCGATCTGCCAGATGATGCAAAATTGCTGGAAGCCGTTCTTAAAGAGAATCAGCCTGGCAGAATTTATGCGCATTTTTATCTGGAGGATCCGCAGTTTTTCAGTTCGATTCCGAAGCGTGAGGACTTTGCGTGGTTTTTCGCTTTCCTGAAAAAAAGAAAAACGTTCCACCTGCATCAGCATGGAAAAGCACTTGCTTCTCATAAAGGTTGGTCATTAGACACAATTAATTTTATGACGAAGGTGTTTTTTGAACTGGATTTTGTTACAATAAACGATGGATTCATTACGCTTAATGAAGAAATCAATAAACGTGACTTGTCAGAATCCCCTGCCTATCATGCGAAAACACAGTTAGCTAAGTTAGAGCAGGAATTATTATATTCGTCATTTCATGATTTGAAAAAATGGTTTGAAGAGCGCTGCGGATGGTCGCGGCAACCTGAGGAGGAAAAGGTATGGATTTAA
- the spoVB gene encoding stage V sporulation protein B yields the protein MSKLIKGTLLLMAAALVTKVLGFVHRIILADMAGAEGVGLYMMTFPALMLAITVTQLGLPIAISKYVSEAAANKNEQEIRKILSVSLWITGSLAVLLTPLLFFAAPYISTVLLNDERTLIPFIAVLPIIPIAAFSAVVRGYFMGRQQMGITAIGSVLEQTIRILLLVAAVGFLSSKGPAYAAGGAMLAAVIGELCSLLFLLVMFKTKKTKLRGRSENSFRETANQLLKIALPSAGSRFVGSAAWFLEPIIVMKCLVFTGMAATAVTAEYGLLTGFVLPVLLLPSFITVSLSMALVPSISEARALSQDRVVMYRITQSLRLSAVTGTLCCLILFLEGETILTLLYGSAEGLNLLKLMALFFIFYYYQGPLHAVLQAFEAAGKAMVNSITGSIIKLLSMAGLMIYFEDITGAAIGLAIGTAAVTFLHFHSVRKMTRLSLPIGQYAAIALVSACCWLIHTGILSMSAPVRILILILIFCFLASRVQLIQRDDWSFLKSFKKN from the coding sequence GTGTCTAAACTTATTAAAGGTACTCTACTGCTAATGGCTGCTGCGTTAGTGACAAAAGTTCTCGGGTTTGTACATAGGATTATTCTCGCTGATATGGCCGGTGCTGAAGGTGTAGGGCTTTACATGATGACATTTCCTGCCCTGATGCTGGCTATAACCGTGACTCAGCTGGGTCTCCCGATCGCAATTTCCAAGTATGTATCAGAAGCGGCAGCAAATAAAAACGAGCAGGAAATCCGTAAGATCCTCTCCGTGTCGCTTTGGATCACCGGGTCATTGGCTGTTCTTTTGACCCCGCTTTTATTTTTTGCAGCACCCTATATTTCCACAGTGCTTCTAAACGATGAGCGGACGCTTATTCCTTTTATAGCAGTGTTACCAATCATTCCAATCGCTGCTTTTTCAGCTGTCGTCCGTGGATACTTTATGGGACGGCAGCAGATGGGGATCACAGCAATCGGGTCAGTTCTTGAACAGACGATACGCATACTATTGCTGGTTGCGGCTGTAGGGTTTTTAAGCTCTAAAGGCCCAGCTTATGCAGCCGGTGGCGCAATGCTCGCAGCTGTCATCGGTGAATTATGCTCACTGCTGTTTTTACTGGTCATGTTTAAGACCAAGAAAACGAAACTGAGAGGCAGATCAGAGAACTCTTTCCGGGAAACCGCTAATCAGTTACTGAAGATTGCCCTGCCAAGTGCGGGGAGCAGATTCGTGGGCTCTGCCGCCTGGTTTCTGGAGCCGATCATCGTGATGAAATGTCTCGTATTTACAGGGATGGCTGCTACTGCAGTCACAGCAGAATACGGATTATTAACCGGATTTGTCCTGCCGGTATTACTGCTGCCTTCGTTTATTACTGTTTCACTCAGTATGGCCCTGGTCCCCTCAATCAGTGAAGCCAGGGCACTGTCACAGGACCGGGTTGTCATGTACAGAATCACACAGTCATTGAGGCTTTCTGCAGTGACCGGTACACTTTGCTGTCTGATTCTTTTTCTTGAGGGTGAAACAATACTGACACTTTTATATGGATCAGCAGAAGGACTCAATTTATTAAAATTAATGGCTTTATTTTTTATCTTTTATTACTATCAGGGACCTTTGCACGCTGTCCTGCAGGCATTTGAAGCAGCCGGCAAAGCTATGGTCAACAGTATCACAGGCTCAATCATCAAGCTTCTTTCTATGGCGGGCCTCATGATTTATTTCGAAGACATCACAGGTGCTGCAATTGGACTTGCAATCGGCACAGCCGCAGTGACTTTTTTACATTTCCACTCCGTGAGAAAAATGACCAGGTTGTCTCTGCCCATCGGCCAATATGCAGCCATTGCGCTGGTATCAGCCTGCTGCTGGCTGATACATACCGGGATTCTATCAATGAGTGCACCTGTCAGAATACTGATACTCATTCTGATCTTCTGCTTTTTAGCTTCCCGGGTTCAGCTGATCCAGCGGGATGACTGGTCTTTTCTTAAAAGCTTTAAGAAGAACTGA
- the tgt gene encoding tRNA guanosine(34) transglycosylase Tgt, with protein sequence MSAIRYEHIKTCKQTGARLGIVHTPHGSFETPTFMPVGTMATVKTMSPEDLKELNAGIILSNTYHLWLRPGHDIIKEAGGLHKFMNWDRPILTDSGGFQVFSLSKFRNIQEEGVHFRNHINGDKLFLSPEKAMEIQNALGSDIMMAFDECPPYPAEEKYMKDSVERTTRWAERCLEAHVRPEDQGLFGIIQGGEYEHLRRQSARDLVSMDFPGYAVGGLSVGEPKDVMNRVLEFTTPWMPEDKPRYLMGVGSPDSLIDGAIRGIDMFDCVLPTRIARNGTLMTSEGRLVVKNAKYARDFSPIDPNCDCHVCKNYSRAYIRHLIKCEETFGIRLTTYHNLHFLINLMGNVRQAIKEDRLGDFREEFFEQYGFNQPNAKNF encoded by the coding sequence TTGAGTGCAATCAGATATGAACATATAAAAACATGTAAACAGACAGGTGCGAGACTTGGGATTGTCCATACGCCGCACGGTTCATTTGAGACGCCGACATTCATGCCGGTCGGAACAATGGCAACTGTCAAAACGATGTCACCAGAGGACCTGAAGGAACTGAATGCAGGGATTATTCTGAGTAATACCTATCACCTGTGGCTGCGTCCGGGTCACGATATTATTAAAGAAGCCGGCGGACTGCACAAATTTATGAACTGGGATCGACCTATCCTGACTGATTCAGGCGGCTTCCAGGTATTCTCCCTGAGTAAATTCCGTAATATTCAGGAGGAAGGGGTACACTTCAGAAACCACATTAACGGAGACAAGCTTTTCCTGAGCCCTGAAAAGGCAATGGAGATCCAGAATGCACTTGGATCTGACATTATGATGGCTTTTGATGAATGTCCTCCATATCCTGCTGAAGAAAAGTATATGAAGGATTCTGTGGAGAGAACGACTCGCTGGGCTGAACGCTGCCTGGAAGCACATGTACGTCCTGAAGATCAGGGCCTGTTTGGCATTATTCAGGGCGGGGAATATGAGCACCTGCGCCGTCAAAGTGCGCGTGACCTTGTATCAATGGACTTCCCGGGTTATGCTGTCGGCGGTCTTTCAGTTGGAGAGCCTAAGGACGTAATGAACCGCGTGCTGGAGTTTACTACACCATGGATGCCTGAAGATAAACCAAGATATCTGATGGGTGTCGGTTCACCGGACTCTCTGATCGATGGTGCGATCAGAGGAATTGATATGTTTGACTGCGTATTGCCGACGCGGATTGCGCGTAATGGGACATTAATGACTAGTGAAGGCAGACTTGTCGTGAAGAATGCGAAGTATGCGCGTGATTTTTCACCAATTGATCCTAATTGTGATTGCCATGTTTGTAAGAATTATTCAAGAGCGTATATCAGACACTTAATTAAATGTGAAGAAACGTTCGGAATTAGACTTACGACTTATCATAACCTGCATTTTCTGATAAACTTAATGGGGAATGTCCGCCAGGCGATAAAAGAAGACAGACTGGGCGACTTTCGTGAAGAGTTTTTTGAACAGTACGGTTTCAATCAGCCGAATGCAAAAAACTTTTAA
- a CDS encoding post-transcriptional regulator produces MNQYTSYEDAFSVVGPALISKAQELRLYGYDTATPENVWRYLTHKKWKRESESFRLHRVVQEILQVKAGDYMNFMTNEEYKQTAGRSGLEDEELQLLLHGQHKDEH; encoded by the coding sequence GTGAATCAATATACCAGCTACGAAGATGCATTTTCAGTTGTAGGTCCTGCTTTAATCAGTAAAGCACAGGAGCTCAGACTGTATGGATATGATACCGCAACACCTGAAAATGTCTGGCGCTATCTGACACACAAAAAATGGAAAAGAGAGAGTGAAAGCTTCAGGCTTCACCGCGTCGTACAGGAAATCCTTCAGGTCAAAGCAGGCGACTATATGAATTTCATGACGAATGAAGAATACAAACAGACTGCAGGAAGAAGCGGACTGGAAGATGAGGAATTACAACTGCTCCTTCATGGGCAACATAAAGATGAACATTGA
- a CDS encoding DUF421 domain-containing protein, with the protein MLIGFKAVTLYLLILLIFRLMGKREIGELSLLDLIVFMMIAEMAAFAIEDPYMNFMQAAFPMVLLMLLQILLSWFSLKSKKFRDLIDGRPSILIHNGELVKNEMRKNRYNIDDLMQQLREKEVFDLQEVSFAILEPSGTLSVLRKERSAGQLSLPLVMDGRIQSRHLDLIGKNESWLRKELKQQGYDQLKNIFFCTYEDGQWFISSS; encoded by the coding sequence ATGCTGATCGGGTTTAAAGCGGTCACACTTTATTTACTGATTCTATTGATTTTCAGGCTGATGGGTAAACGCGAAATCGGAGAGCTGAGTTTGCTTGACCTGATTGTATTTATGATGATCGCAGAAATGGCAGCTTTTGCGATTGAAGACCCTTATATGAATTTTATGCAGGCTGCATTTCCGATGGTGCTGTTAATGCTCCTGCAGATTCTTTTATCATGGTTTTCTTTAAAATCCAAAAAGTTCAGGGATCTCATCGATGGCAGACCTTCAATCTTAATTCATAACGGTGAGCTGGTGAAAAATGAAATGAGAAAGAATCGTTATAATATAGATGATCTTATGCAACAGCTGAGAGAAAAAGAAGTATTTGACCTCCAGGAAGTCTCATTTGCCATTTTAGAGCCTTCCGGCACATTATCTGTCCTCAGGAAAGAACGCAGTGCCGGGCAGCTGTCACTTCCTTTAGTAATGGACGGCAGAATTCAAAGCAGACACCTGGACCTGATCGGAAAGAATGAAAGCTGGCTGCGAAAAGAACTGAAGCAGCAGGGTTATGATCAGTTGAAAAATATATTTTTTTGTACGTATGAGGATGGACAGTGGTTTATCAGTTCTTCTTAA
- the yajC gene encoding preprotein translocase subunit YajC, with the protein MDMIVTLLPLILMFGLMYLFLIRPQQKRQKKVMEMQNSLSKGDKIVTIGGLHGIIDALDEGQVVIKCGDGSRLTYDRNAVREVVEKDSAM; encoded by the coding sequence ATGGATATGATCGTAACTTTACTTCCGCTTATTCTGATGTTCGGTTTAATGTACCTTTTCTTAATCCGTCCTCAGCAGAAGCGTCAGAAAAAAGTAATGGAAATGCAAAACAGCTTAAGCAAAGGTGATAAAATCGTCACGATTGGCGGTTTACACGGTATCATCGATGCACTTGACGAAGGTCAGGTCGTGATTAAGTGTGGAGATGGAAGCCGCTTAACATATGACCGCAATGCGGTACGTGAAGTGGTGGAAAAAGATTCAGCAATGTAA
- the secDF gene encoding protein translocase subunit SecDF: MIKRSRIVAFFLLLILIGGTIGLTSNTILNNIKLGLDLQGGFEVLYEVNPAQEGQEITPDVVSDTAEALDRRVNVLGVNEPVIQVEDGNRIRVQLAGVEDQDQAREILSTEANLTFRDVNDEVKMTGADLVEGGATQTFDPNNNQPIVQVELKDADQFGQITQEILAMAPQNQLVIWLDYEEGDSYQEEVTKEDPKFISAPNVSEVLNTDTVTITGNFTLEEANNLADLLSAGSLPVELEEVYSDSVGASFGLLAMEQTILAGIIGVALIFLFMIAFYRFPGLIGIITLSVYIYLILLIFDWVNGVLTLPGIAALILGVGMAIDANIITYERMKEELRIGRSVRDAWKKASSSSLLTIVDANVTTMLAGIVLFTFGTSSVKGFATMLLISIVTSFITAVFGTRLFMSLWIRSKFLDQRKGWFGVKKSEILEYNEEEEPDSLDLPTKFDRFDFVKVRKRFFILSGVLLVAGLTVLLTFRLNLGIDFTEGSRMEVLSDTPLTNESFAADIEEAGYEPSNVVVSGNNQEIGVARFSEELSQTEIAELRSYFTEAYGSDPNISTVNPVIGEELARNALMAVAIASIGIILYVTLRFEWQMATASIVALVHDAFFIIAIFSLTRLEVDVTFIAAVLTVIGYSINDTIVTFDRIRENMRKMKRIEKKEELAAIVNKSLRQTLGRSVNTVLTVVFVVVALILFGATSILNFSIALLVGLIAGTYSSVFIASQLWYVLKKRQLKKKGVLITFKEKKEWTDEPVV, from the coding sequence ATGATTAAGCGCAGCAGGATTGTCGCCTTCTTTTTATTACTCATATTGATTGGCGGCACAATTGGACTGACATCCAATACAATTTTAAATAACATCAAACTGGGTCTGGATCTTCAAGGCGGCTTTGAAGTGCTGTATGAAGTAAATCCGGCTCAAGAAGGTCAGGAGATTACTCCGGATGTCGTATCTGATACAGCAGAGGCACTTGATCGCCGGGTAAACGTACTTGGTGTTAACGAACCTGTGATTCAGGTTGAAGATGGCAACAGAATCCGTGTTCAGCTTGCAGGTGTTGAAGATCAGGATCAGGCAAGGGAGATTCTTTCAACTGAAGCAAACCTGACATTCCGTGATGTAAATGATGAAGTCAAAATGACCGGGGCTGACCTTGTTGAAGGCGGGGCTACCCAGACATTTGATCCAAACAACAATCAGCCGATCGTTCAGGTTGAGTTAAAAGATGCGGATCAATTCGGTCAAATTACACAGGAAATTCTTGCGATGGCACCCCAGAATCAGCTTGTCATCTGGCTTGATTATGAGGAAGGGGACTCCTATCAGGAAGAAGTAACAAAAGAAGACCCTAAATTCATATCAGCACCAAATGTAAGCGAAGTGCTGAATACTGATACAGTTACGATTACAGGTAATTTTACACTTGAAGAAGCAAACAATCTTGCGGATCTGTTAAGTGCAGGGTCACTGCCAGTTGAACTCGAGGAAGTATATTCAGATTCAGTTGGTGCATCATTTGGTTTATTGGCTATGGAGCAGACGATCCTTGCAGGTATCATTGGTGTTGCGTTGATCTTCCTGTTTATGATTGCGTTCTACCGTTTCCCTGGGTTGATCGGGATTATCACTTTATCGGTATACATCTATCTGATCCTGCTGATTTTTGACTGGGTGAATGGCGTATTGACACTCCCGGGTATAGCAGCATTAATTCTCGGGGTTGGTATGGCAATTGATGCCAATATCATCACATATGAGCGGATGAAAGAAGAGCTTCGTATAGGAAGGTCTGTCCGTGATGCATGGAAAAAGGCGAGCAGTTCTTCATTATTGACGATTGTGGATGCTAACGTAACAACAATGTTGGCAGGTATTGTATTATTCACATTTGGTACAAGCTCAGTTAAAGGTTTTGCGACAATGCTGTTAATCAGTATTGTGACAAGCTTTATCACCGCTGTTTTCGGTACACGTTTATTTATGAGCCTCTGGATCAGAAGTAAGTTTCTTGATCAGCGTAAAGGCTGGTTTGGCGTCAAAAAGTCTGAAATTCTTGAGTATAACGAGGAAGAGGAGCCTGACTCACTTGATCTGCCGACTAAGTTCGACCGCTTCGACTTTGTGAAGGTCAGAAAAAGGTTCTTCATTCTTTCAGGAGTATTACTCGTAGCGGGTCTGACAGTATTACTTACTTTCAGATTGAACCTTGGAATAGACTTCACTGAAGGATCACGAATGGAAGTACTGTCTGATACACCGTTGACGAACGAATCCTTTGCAGCGGATATCGAAGAAGCCGGCTATGAGCCATCAAATGTAGTGGTTTCAGGTAATAACCAGGAGATTGGGGTAGCAAGATTTTCAGAAGAGCTGAGTCAGACCGAAATTGCTGAACTGAGATCATATTTCACTGAAGCATATGGATCCGACCCGAATATTTCAACGGTTAATCCGGTCATTGGAGAAGAGCTTGCTAGAAATGCACTTATGGCAGTCGCCATTGCATCGATCGGCATTATCCTGTATGTAACCTTGCGTTTTGAATGGCAAATGGCAACTGCATCAATTGTTGCTTTAGTCCATGATGCATTTTTTATCATCGCAATCTTCAGCTTAACAAGACTTGAAGTTGACGTTACATTTATCGCGGCAGTTCTGACGGTTATCGGTTACTCCATTAACGATACAATCGTTACGTTTGACCGGATCAGGGAGAACATGCGTAAGATGAAGCGGATTGAGAAGAAAGAAGAGCTTGCAGCAATTGTTAACAAATCACTGAGACAAACGCTCGGCCGTTCAGTGAATACTGTGCTGACAGTGGTGTTCGTTGTAGTCGCACTGATCCTTTTCGGTGCAACGTCAATCTTAAACTTCTCTATCGCTCTGCTGGTCGGTTTAATAGCAGGTACTTACTCATCAGTATTTATCGCGTCTCAGCTGTGGTATGTACTGAAAAAGCGCCAGCTTAAGAAGAAAGGCGTACTGATTACATTCAAAGAGAAGAAAGAATGGACTGACGAACCAGTCGTATAA
- a CDS encoding TIGR04086 family membrane protein yields the protein MAVWKRTAQGLGVAIGVVLLMITLYAAIAAGLLHFTEIAESSMEKWNGLAGAAAVLVGSLTGSAFAGQKGFHIGLLTALSVIGTGLFLKEILFEWSHLIHYGLLLASGMAGGIAGVNLFGRSAINGKPDKK from the coding sequence ATGGCTGTGTGGAAAAGGACTGCTCAGGGCTTAGGTGTAGCGATCGGGGTTGTGCTGCTAATGATTACGCTATATGCCGCAATCGCAGCAGGGTTACTCCATTTCACCGAAATAGCAGAGTCTTCAATGGAGAAGTGGAACGGACTGGCAGGTGCTGCAGCTGTATTGGTCGGCAGCCTGACAGGGAGTGCTTTTGCAGGTCAAAAAGGTTTTCATATCGGGCTTCTGACGGCTCTGTCAGTGATTGGAACAGGACTGTTTTTAAAAGAGATACTATTTGAATGGTCTCATCTTATCCACTATGGGCTGCTGCTTGCTTCAGGAATGGCGGGGGGAATTGCAGGGGTTAATTTATTTGGACGTTCTGCAATAAACGGAAAGCCTGACAAAAAATAA
- a CDS encoding LapA family protein, translated as MKFQWTLILGIVFALIVAIFAVINVDPVTVNFGFSEAELPLILVILGSVLMGGIIMGSVGLFRLFIAQRKVKHLEAENKQLNEKLVEAEKAQSGELPSRQEYRKTAPDSAGDSAAE; from the coding sequence ATGAAATTTCAATGGACACTGATTTTAGGGATCGTTTTTGCACTTATTGTCGCTATTTTTGCTGTTATTAATGTCGATCCTGTAACTGTTAATTTCGGCTTTTCAGAAGCTGAACTGCCGCTGATTCTGGTTATTTTGGGATCAGTTTTAATGGGTGGAATCATCATGGGTTCAGTCGGGCTTTTCAGACTGTTTATTGCCCAGCGGAAAGTGAAACATCTGGAAGCTGAAAATAAACAGCTAAACGAAAAACTTGTCGAAGCTGAAAAAGCGCAATCCGGCGAATTACCAAGCCGTCAGGAATACCGGAAGACCGCTCCGGATTCAGCAGGAGACTCAGCTGCGGAATAA